The following proteins come from a genomic window of Finegoldia magna ATCC 29328:
- the wecB gene encoding non-hydrolyzing UDP-N-acetylglucosamine 2-epimerase has translation MKIVTVVGARPQFIKAAMVSKELRKNFDEVMIHTGQHFDYNMSEVFFEEMNIPYPDYNLGISGGTHGEMTGKMLMEIEKILIKEQPDMVLLYGDTNSTLAGALAAVKLHIPICHVEAGNRLGTLDNPEEVNRIMTDHSSKVLCCCTESALGFLKKEGLEDRATLVGDPMYDAFLEYSKKVCDKIPEKIIDLNGEEVNLPENFYYLTCHRAENTASIKPLSEILAAMEELDEKCIYPVHPRNQKMVQELSEKHHYTNIIFCKPVGYMMSVYLVNHAKKIVTDSGGLQREAYFARKQCVTIFDHIVWPETMTEKRNQLSKPNKEEILKLLNEKVDFENYDYPFGDGHSSKKIIECIENYLNK, from the coding sequence TTGAAAATTGTTACAGTAGTTGGAGCTAGACCACAATTTATAAAAGCGGCTATGGTGTCCAAAGAATTAAGAAAAAATTTTGATGAAGTAATGATACATACTGGTCAACATTTTGACTATAATATGTCTGAAGTTTTCTTTGAAGAAATGAATATTCCTTATCCAGATTATAACTTGGGGATTTCTGGGGGAACTCACGGCGAAATGACTGGTAAAATGTTGATGGAAATCGAAAAAATATTGATAAAAGAACAACCAGATATGGTTTTATTATACGGAGACACCAATTCAACATTGGCAGGAGCATTGGCAGCTGTTAAGCTTCATATTCCGATTTGTCATGTAGAGGCTGGTAATAGATTGGGTACACTTGATAATCCAGAAGAAGTGAACAGAATTATGACTGATCATTCTTCTAAAGTTTTATGTTGTTGTACTGAATCGGCGCTTGGATTTTTGAAAAAAGAAGGCTTGGAAGATCGAGCAACTTTGGTTGGCGATCCAATGTATGATGCTTTCTTGGAATATTCTAAGAAAGTTTGCGATAAAATTCCTGAAAAAATAATTGATTTGAATGGAGAAGAAGTAAATCTTCCAGAAAACTTTTATTATTTAACTTGTCACAGAGCAGAGAATACTGCATCAATTAAGCCTTTGTCAGAAATACTTGCTGCCATGGAAGAATTGGATGAAAAATGCATATATCCAGTGCATCCTAGAAATCAAAAAATGGTCCAAGAACTTTCTGAAAAGCACCACTATACAAATATTATTTTCTGCAAACCAGTTGGATACATGATGAGTGTGTATTTGGTTAATCACGCGAAGAAAATTGTGACTGATTCAGGCGGTTTGCAAAGAGAAGCGTATTTTGCAAGAAAACAATGTGTGACTATTTTTGATCATATTGTGTGGCCAGAAACTATGACTGAAAAGAGAAATCAATTATCTAAACCAAACAAGGAAGAGATTTTAAAATTATTAAATGAAAAAGTTGATTTCGAAAACTACGATTATCCTTTTGGTGATGGTCATTCTAGCAAAAAAATTATCGAATGCATCGAAAATTATTTGAATAAATAA
- a CDS encoding FAD binding domain-containing protein: MFTLRDFKSPETLDEAYELLMKSKMNKILGGCHFLKAGSRSYNVGIDLSKLDLNYIKVEDDEIKIGATTTYRDLEYNDFLKEFCDGIIPKSLKKIVSTQLRNTAQVGASVFSRYAFSDFLPILLLLDAKVRLYNNGVMSVEEFLNSEIKKDLLVEVIIPNKDIHCTQIVQRICCKDFPIAIVAVSKKDEKYKVVFGARPQKAMVMRDVSDEINSNGFDREKTLELIDEFIGSNNKAKKKYRILLFVGLLGKALGELQ, translated from the coding sequence ATGTTTACATTAAGAGATTTCAAAAGTCCAGAAACATTGGATGAAGCTTATGAGTTATTGATGAAATCAAAAATGAATAAAATTTTGGGTGGATGTCATTTTCTTAAAGCAGGCAGTCGTTCTTACAATGTTGGGATTGATTTGTCAAAATTAGATTTAAATTACATAAAAGTTGAAGATGATGAAATAAAAATCGGAGCAACTACTACATATAGAGATTTGGAATACAATGATTTCTTAAAAGAATTTTGCGATGGAATTATTCCTAAATCTTTGAAAAAAATTGTGTCAACTCAACTAAGAAATACTGCACAAGTAGGTGCAAGTGTGTTTTCAAGATATGCATTTTCTGATTTTTTGCCTATTTTATTATTACTAGATGCAAAGGTTAGATTGTACAATAATGGTGTAATGAGTGTTGAAGAATTTTTGAATTCTGAGATAAAAAAAGATTTGTTAGTTGAAGTTATAATTCCTAACAAAGATATACATTGCACTCAAATTGTTCAAAGAATTTGCTGCAAGGATTTTCCAATTGCTATTGTAGCAGTTTCTAAAAAAGATGAGAAGTACAAGGTAGTATTTGGCGCGAGACCTCAAAAAGCAATGGTTATGAGAGATGTTTCTGATGAGATTAATTCTAATGGATTTGACAGGGAAAAAACATTGGAATTAATAGATGAATTTATTGGGTCAAATAACAAGGCGAAGAAAAAATACAGAATACTTTTATTTGTTGGATTATTGGGAAAAGCGTTAGGTGAATTGCAATGA
- a CDS encoding NAD(P)-dependent malic enzyme: MNIEEIKQKALELHEKNQGKLEVVSKVKVNDAMDLALAYTPGVAEPCKKIHEDNSLAYKYTNKGNMVAVVTDGSAVLGLGNIGGIAGMPVMEGKSVLFKEFGNVDAFPICLNTQDTEEIISTVKAISPSFGGINLEDIAAPRCFEIEKRLIEELDIPVFHDDQHGTAVIVLSAVINALRIVKKDISDVKIVISGAGAAGIAISNLLTLAGAKNNLILNSRGIIDPDDEKLDEARREIARTTNPNKVKGDLKTAMENADIFIGVSAPGILTKEMVSSMNHDAIVLAMANPVPEIYPDEAKEAGARVVGTGRSDYPNQVNNVLVFPGIFRGALDAKADRITDDMKLSAAYAIAHMVEQPVEERILPEAFNKDVAKNVANAVKKSWEEKKVIK; encoded by the coding sequence ATGAATATTGAAGAAATTAAACAAAAAGCTCTTGAACTTCACGAAAAAAATCAAGGAAAATTAGAAGTAGTATCTAAAGTAAAAGTTAATGACGCTATGGATTTGGCGTTGGCTTACACTCCTGGTGTTGCTGAACCTTGCAAGAAAATTCACGAAGACAATTCATTAGCATATAAATATACAAATAAAGGAAATATGGTTGCAGTTGTAACTGATGGTTCTGCAGTTTTAGGCTTAGGAAATATTGGCGGAATTGCTGGTATGCCAGTTATGGAAGGTAAATCAGTTTTATTTAAAGAATTTGGTAATGTTGATGCATTCCCAATTTGCTTGAACACACAAGACACTGAAGAAATAATTAGCACGGTAAAAGCAATTTCTCCTTCATTCGGTGGAATTAACCTTGAAGATATTGCAGCTCCAAGATGTTTCGAAATTGAAAAAAGATTAATTGAAGAATTAGATATACCAGTATTCCACGATGACCAACACGGTACAGCTGTTATCGTATTATCTGCAGTTATCAATGCGTTGAGAATTGTTAAGAAAGACATTTCTGATGTTAAAATCGTAATCAGTGGTGCAGGGGCAGCAGGTATTGCAATTTCTAACTTGTTAACATTGGCAGGTGCTAAAAATAATTTAATCTTAAATAGCCGTGGAATTATCGATCCAGATGATGAAAAACTTGATGAAGCTAGAAGAGAAATCGCTAGAACAACTAATCCTAATAAAGTTAAAGGAGATTTGAAAACTGCTATGGAAAATGCAGACATTTTCATCGGGGTTTCTGCTCCTGGAATCTTAACAAAAGAAATGGTATCTTCTATGAATCACGATGCTATTGTTTTAGCAATGGCTAACCCAGTTCCAGAAATCTATCCTGACGAAGCAAAAGAAGCTGGTGCAAGAGTAGTTGGAACAGGTAGAAGTGATTATCCTAACCAAGTTAACAATGTTTTGGTATTCCCTGGAATATTCAGAGGCGCATTAGATGCAAAAGCAGACAGAATTACTGACGATATGAAATTATCAGCAGCGTATGCAATTGCTCACATGGTTGAACAACCAGTAGAAGAAAGAATTTTACCAGAAGCATTCAACAAAGATGTAGCAAAAAATGTTGCAAATGCAGTTAAAAAATCTTGGGAAGAAAAGAAAGTTATAAAATAG
- a CDS encoding glycosyltransferase family 4 protein, whose translation MNILYINHYAGSPEMGMEFRTYYLASEWVKMGHNVTIIAGDYSHLRRKNPEVSENFQTEIIDGIKYMWIKTGEYDGNGVKRAMSMFRFVSTLRKNARDIVENENPDVVITSSTYPLDTFAGQKMKKIKKDIKLVHEIHDMWPITLIEVGNMPKYHPFVVMMQIGENSFCKNSDYVCSLLPAAKDYLIKHGMKAEKFFHVPNGIVESEWENYDKIPEDYVKIFDKIHSEGKKVICFFGSHTKSYCLDNLAKACIDNDDVAAVFIGGGIYKKELMEKYSKYEDSIYFLDSISKTSIPDLFNYIDATYVAAMDNDMFRYGVCMNKLFDSMMGAKPIIYAINAPNNYIVDYNCGINVESENLKELKKGIEKFVNLDEETLNQMGKNGRKAIEENFTYHKLAEKFLKGLEN comes from the coding sequence ATGAATATTTTATATATTAACCATTATGCAGGTTCTCCTGAAATGGGAATGGAGTTTAGAACTTATTATTTGGCTAGTGAATGGGTTAAAATGGGTCACAATGTGACGATAATCGCAGGTGATTATTCTCACTTGAGAAGAAAAAATCCAGAAGTTTCAGAAAATTTTCAAACAGAAATTATTGATGGAATAAAATATATGTGGATTAAAACTGGAGAATACGATGGAAATGGTGTAAAAAGAGCCATGAGTATGTTCAGATTTGTATCAACATTAAGAAAAAACGCTAGAGATATTGTTGAAAATGAAAATCCTGATGTGGTAATTACTTCTTCGACTTATCCATTGGATACTTTTGCTGGTCAAAAAATGAAAAAAATAAAAAAAGATATCAAATTGGTACATGAGATTCACGATATGTGGCCAATAACATTGATAGAAGTAGGAAATATGCCCAAATATCATCCTTTTGTAGTGATGATGCAAATAGGAGAGAATTCTTTCTGCAAAAACTCAGATTATGTGTGTTCATTGCTTCCTGCAGCAAAAGATTATTTGATTAAGCATGGAATGAAAGCCGAAAAATTCTTCCACGTTCCAAATGGTATCGTAGAATCTGAATGGGAAAATTACGATAAAATTCCAGAAGATTATGTGAAGATTTTCGACAAAATCCACAGTGAGGGCAAGAAAGTTATATGCTTTTTTGGAAGTCACACAAAATCTTATTGTTTAGATAATTTGGCAAAAGCTTGTATTGATAATGATGATGTGGCAGCAGTGTTCATTGGTGGTGGAATTTACAAGAAAGAATTGATGGAAAAATACTCCAAATACGAAGATAGTATTTATTTCTTGGATTCTATATCGAAGACATCAATTCCAGATTTGTTCAATTACATTGATGCCACTTATGTTGCAGCGATGGATAATGATATGTTCAGATATGGCGTATGTATGAACAAATTATTTGACTCCATGATGGGTGCAAAACCTATTATCTATGCAATTAATGCTCCTAATAATTATATTGTAGATTATAATTGTGGGATAAATGTTGAGTCTGAAAACTTGAAAGAATTGAAAAAAGGAATTGAAAAGTTTGTGAATTTAGATGAAGAAACATTAAACCAAATGGGCAAAAACGGTAGAAAAGCAATTGAGGAGAATTTCACTTATCACAAATTAGCAGAAAAGTTTTTAAAAGGGCTGGAAAATTAA
- a CDS encoding APC family permease — protein MKNDVLIDDQKKKSLTVTNLIWMGFTVVWGFGNVVNNYANQGLAVITSWIFIMALYFIPYSLMVGELGSTFKEGQSGLSYWIKQTMGPLLAYLSGWTYWVVHIPYLAQKPQNLMVAGSWAIFRNPKMVKSLNPIVLQTLVLIIFLLFVLLAANGIKSIKVLGSIAGTASFVMGILFILLMLAAPALRGVEVASPNMTSIKTYLPNFNLHYLTTISMLVFAVGGCEKISPYVNDTQDAGKNFPKAMIIMALMVTVSAILGSVAMGMMFDTTNVANDLKMNGAYYAFEKLGQYYGIGPSLVIIYALTNFAGQAAALVMSIDAPLKLLLSEADAKYVPNFLRKINDKKVPVGGYKLTTILVSILIIIPALGIGNSNELYNWLLDLNSIVMPMRYMWVFAAYFALKHYLNEKQGVEYKFTKSKSFGKIISGWCFAFTAFACILGMIPKEGEPFTSQWNFKLILNILTPVVLLGLGLILPSIARKEQAKNN, from the coding sequence ATGAAAAACGATGTTTTAATTGATGATCAAAAGAAGAAATCGCTTACAGTGACCAATCTTATTTGGATGGGATTCACAGTTGTATGGGGTTTCGGAAATGTTGTTAATAACTATGCAAACCAAGGTTTAGCAGTTATTACAAGCTGGATATTCATAATGGCTTTGTATTTTATACCATATTCATTAATGGTAGGAGAACTTGGTTCGACTTTCAAAGAAGGACAATCAGGACTTAGCTATTGGATAAAACAAACTATGGGACCATTACTAGCTTATTTGTCCGGCTGGACTTATTGGGTAGTACATATCCCATATTTAGCACAAAAACCACAAAACTTAATGGTTGCAGGTTCATGGGCGATTTTTAGAAATCCTAAAATGGTAAAATCTTTAAATCCAATTGTACTACAAACATTAGTACTAATAATATTTTTGTTATTCGTGCTTTTAGCTGCAAATGGTATTAAATCTATAAAAGTTTTAGGATCAATCGCTGGTACTGCAAGTTTTGTGATGGGTATTTTATTTATTTTATTAATGTTGGCAGCTCCAGCTTTAAGAGGAGTAGAAGTTGCATCTCCAAATATGACGAGTATCAAAACTTATCTGCCTAACTTTAATTTGCATTATTTAACCACAATATCCATGCTAGTATTTGCCGTAGGAGGTTGTGAAAAAATCTCACCTTATGTAAATGATACACAAGATGCTGGTAAGAACTTCCCAAAAGCTATGATAATAATGGCTTTAATGGTAACAGTATCTGCGATTTTGGGTTCAGTTGCAATGGGAATGATGTTCGATACAACAAATGTTGCAAACGACTTAAAAATGAACGGTGCATACTACGCGTTTGAAAAATTGGGACAATATTATGGAATAGGTCCATCACTTGTTATTATCTATGCGTTGACAAATTTCGCTGGACAAGCAGCAGCTTTGGTTATGAGTATTGATGCACCACTTAAACTTTTATTAAGTGAAGCAGATGCAAAATACGTTCCAAATTTCTTGAGAAAAATCAACGACAAAAAAGTTCCAGTTGGTGGATACAAACTAACTACAATTTTGGTTAGTATTTTGATTATTATTCCAGCTTTGGGAATTGGAAACTCAAACGAATTGTACAACTGGTTATTGGATTTGAACTCAATAGTAATGCCAATGCGTTACATGTGGGTATTCGCGGCATATTTTGCATTAAAACACTATCTAAATGAAAAACAAGGTGTAGAATACAAGTTCACAAAATCAAAATCATTTGGAAAAATTATTTCTGGTTGGTGTTTCGCGTTTACAGCTTTTGCATGTATATTAGGTATGATTCCAAAAGAAGGAGAACCATTCACAAGTCAATGGAATTTCAAATTAATTCTAAACATTTTGACTCCAGTCGTATTGTTGGGATTGGGACTAATATTACCATCAATTGCTAGAAAAGAACAAGCAAAAAATAATTAA
- a CDS encoding (2Fe-2S)-binding protein, translating into MIIELNVNNKNHIASVDCDTTLYNVLRDLGYKSVKCGCTTSNCGLCTVWLDDVPVLSCSILALRCEGKKITTLEGISESQRKFGELLTEEGGEQCGFCSPGFIMNVLSLKKTIKNPTDEEIEDYLMGNLCRCTGYASQMRAIKKYLEIDDEDK; encoded by the coding sequence ATGATTATAGAATTAAATGTTAACAATAAAAATCATATAGCTAGTGTTGATTGTGATACTACATTGTACAACGTTCTTCGCGATTTAGGATATAAATCGGTAAAGTGCGGTTGTACGACATCAAATTGTGGTTTATGCACTGTTTGGCTGGATGATGTTCCAGTACTTTCTTGTTCTATTTTAGCATTGAGATGTGAAGGCAAAAAGATTACAACTTTGGAGGGAATATCTGAAAGCCAAAGAAAATTCGGAGAACTTTTGACTGAAGAAGGCGGGGAACAATGTGGTTTTTGTTCACCAGGATTCATTATGAATGTTTTGAGTTTGAAGAAAACAATCAAAAATCCTACAGATGAAGAAATCGAAGATTATTTGATGGGAAATTTATGTAGATGTACAGGTTATGCATCTCAAATGAGAGCTATTAAGAAATATTTGGAGATTGACGATGAAGATAAATAA
- a CDS encoding ABC transporter ATP-binding protein, whose protein sequence is MLEIKGLNKSYGENEVLKDLNLKLDKPGIYALVGPNGIGKTTLMDIISDLTKYDSGEIKVNDIDNKNPEIFKYLSYARSLDMLYDNLTGLDHFIFAKNSRHVSDEKFEEVLDIFKVHNFMKRKVSTYSLGQKQKTLLTYFFMGDYDIYIMDEPVTGLDPTSVILLRNYLLKLKDDGKIVVLSSHTLSEVDKLTDDVMFLVDKKIAFENLSEISKEQYKVVTSDSENQRTVNIVAKNDLDDSLKKFMADGLIIDSIEKSDYTTEDRYIELYTK, encoded by the coding sequence ATGCTTGAGATTAAAGGTCTGAACAAATCTTATGGTGAAAACGAAGTGTTAAAGGATTTGAATTTGAAATTAGATAAACCTGGGATTTACGCGTTAGTTGGACCAAATGGTATTGGTAAGACTACTCTTATGGATATAATTTCTGATTTGACGAAGTACGATTCAGGTGAGATTAAGGTTAATGATATAGATAATAAAAATCCGGAGATTTTCAAGTATTTATCTTATGCAAGAAGTTTGGATATGCTGTATGATAACTTGACAGGGTTGGATCATTTTATTTTCGCAAAGAACTCACGCCACGTTTCTGATGAAAAGTTTGAAGAAGTATTGGATATTTTTAAAGTTCATAATTTTATGAAGAGGAAAGTTAGCACTTATTCTCTGGGTCAAAAACAAAAAACTTTGTTGACGTATTTTTTCATGGGGGATTATGATATCTACATTATGGATGAGCCTGTAACGGGATTGGATCCTACTAGCGTTATTTTGCTTAGAAATTATCTTCTGAAATTAAAAGATGATGGCAAGATAGTTGTGTTGTCCTCTCATACTTTGTCAGAGGTAGACAAATTAACAGACGATGTTATGTTCTTGGTGGATAAAAAAATAGCGTTTGAGAATTTGTCTGAGATTTCAAAGGAACAATACAAGGTTGTAACATCGGATAGTGAAAATCAAAGAACTGTCAATATTGTGGCTAAGAATGATTTGGACGATTCTTTAAAGAAATTTATGGCTGATGGTTTAATCATCGATTCGATTGAAAAATCAGATTATACTACAGAGGACAGATACATTGAATTGTACACAAAATAA
- a CDS encoding AEC family transporter, translating into MVNYTQLYLTIINLFCLIFIGFLLRKFKIVDETTMTGLNKLIFNVLFPLKIMMSFYKVDFGQNLSVKYFVYLNVVFVFHIFLTYFLAKITNKDKSYVVLEANAMSRGNFIIMSFPILSVLFGDEGIVMAGAITGISQFFYNFYTVSMYEGLVGGNNSKKKLFINVVKTPLMIGLFVGIFLYVTKVNLFFLETPLRSLGDIAGTLALVTMGYGLSFRIDFREIKSIMKVSIVKLLVLPLTGLFIGKIFGLSEIQKVVALILFGAPTAVNTYVFAKRYKQDDSLAGYYVVSTTILYLFTLILLIKLI; encoded by the coding sequence TTGGTAAATTATACGCAGTTGTACTTAACGATAATAAATTTATTCTGTTTAATTTTTATTGGGTTTTTGCTGAGAAAATTCAAGATTGTAGATGAGACTACAATGACAGGACTTAACAAGTTGATTTTTAATGTGTTGTTTCCACTTAAAATAATGATGAGTTTTTATAAGGTTGATTTTGGACAAAATCTCAGTGTAAAATATTTTGTATATTTGAATGTGGTGTTTGTATTTCACATTTTTCTTACTTATTTTTTGGCGAAAATTACCAACAAGGATAAATCTTATGTGGTGCTGGAGGCAAATGCTATGAGTAGAGGCAATTTCATCATAATGTCGTTTCCAATATTGAGTGTTTTGTTTGGAGATGAAGGGATTGTCATGGCTGGAGCTATCACAGGAATTAGTCAGTTTTTCTATAATTTCTACACTGTAAGCATGTACGAAGGATTGGTTGGAGGAAATAATTCTAAGAAAAAGTTGTTCATAAATGTAGTGAAGACACCTTTGATGATTGGGCTTTTCGTAGGAATTTTTTTGTATGTAACTAAGGTTAATTTGTTTTTCTTGGAAACTCCTTTGAGAAGTTTGGGAGATATTGCAGGGACCTTAGCTTTGGTGACTATGGGATACGGTTTGAGTTTTAGAATAGATTTTAGAGAAATTAAATCAATTATGAAGGTTTCCATTGTAAAACTTTTGGTTCTTCCTTTGACAGGATTATTTATTGGAAAAATTTTCGGTTTGTCTGAAATTCAAAAGGTTGTTGCGTTGATTTTATTTGGTGCTCCTACGGCTGTTAATACTTATGTTTTTGCTAAAAGATATAAGCAAGATGATTCATTGGCAGGTTATTATGTTGTGAGCACGACAATTTTGTATTTATTTACTTTAATACTTTTAATTAAGCTGATTTAG
- the pepT gene encoding peptidase T has product MIDIVDRFIEYAKIYTTSDESSETCPSTARQKDLGNLLVKQLKEMGIDNAHMDENGYVYASLESNLDRESKAIGFISHMDTAPDMSGENVKPQILEYKGGDIKLSDTVTTTVEDFPFLKDLEGQTLIHTDGTTLLGADDKSGIAIIMDVVNKLCENKDIKHPTIKIGFTPDEEIGRGADLFDVEKFGADFAYTVDGGPIGELEYENFNAAGATITIHGKNVHPGSAKNTMINSQLIGMELFNELPVAQRPEYTEHYEGFYLLTSFEGTVENTVMKFIIRDHDKKKFEEKKSYLKKLVEFLNVKYNNAIELNMKDSYYNMKEKIEPVMEIVDLAYKSMEDLGIKPLVQPIRGGTDGAQLSYKGLPCPNIFTGGYAFHGKHELLSVDQMKKASDLVLKIIENYSK; this is encoded by the coding sequence ATGATAGATATAGTTGATAGATTTATTGAATACGCAAAAATTTACACTACAAGTGATGAATCAAGCGAAACTTGTCCATCAACAGCTAGGCAAAAGGATTTGGGCAATCTTTTGGTTAAACAACTAAAAGAAATGGGAATTGACAATGCACATATGGATGAAAATGGATATGTGTATGCATCATTAGAATCAAACTTGGATAGAGAATCAAAAGCCATTGGATTCATTTCTCATATGGACACTGCTCCTGATATGTCAGGTGAAAATGTCAAACCACAAATCTTAGAATACAAAGGTGGAGACATTAAATTATCTGATACTGTAACAACGACTGTTGAAGATTTTCCGTTTTTAAAAGATTTGGAAGGACAAACTTTAATTCACACAGATGGAACTACTCTTTTGGGTGCTGACGATAAATCAGGTATCGCGATTATAATGGATGTTGTTAATAAATTGTGTGAAAACAAAGATATAAAACATCCGACAATCAAGATTGGATTTACTCCAGATGAAGAAATAGGCAGAGGAGCTGATTTGTTCGATGTAGAAAAATTCGGAGCAGACTTTGCGTATACAGTAGATGGTGGTCCAATTGGAGAATTAGAATATGAAAACTTTAATGCGGCAGGTGCAACTATAACTATTCATGGTAAAAATGTTCACCCTGGTAGTGCAAAAAATACAATGATTAATTCGCAATTAATCGGTATGGAATTATTCAATGAACTTCCAGTAGCACAAAGACCAGAATATACTGAACATTATGAAGGATTTTACTTGTTGACATCATTCGAAGGAACTGTTGAAAATACTGTTATGAAATTCATAATCAGAGATCACGACAAGAAAAAATTCGAAGAAAAGAAATCTTATTTGAAAAAATTAGTTGAATTCTTAAATGTTAAATACAACAATGCTATCGAATTAAATATGAAAGATAGCTACTACAACATGAAAGAAAAAATAGAACCTGTAATGGAAATTGTGGATTTGGCTTACAAATCAATGGAAGATTTGGGAATCAAACCATTAGTTCAACCAATCAGAGGTGGTACTGATGGAGCACAATTATCATACAAAGGACTTCCTTGTCCGAATATTTTCACTGGTGGATATGCCTTCCACGGAAAGCACGAATTATTATCTGTCGATCAAATGAAAAAAGCATCGGATTTGGTTTTAAAAATTATAGAAAATTATTCAAAATAA
- a CDS encoding 2-hydroxycarboxylate transporter family protein, protein MDKKIAGLKIPYFIIACVVIIVSFIFDVLPKGMVGAFLFLIVFGELLNLIGNHTPIIKTYLGGGAIVSIFLGAAITYYKWLPADSIKSINTFMTKGGFLDFYIAALITGSILGMNRKLLIKAAIRYLPCILGSVIMALLLVGGVGLLFGKSVGESIAYIGIPIMGGGMGAGAVPISKVFESALNIPSETILSKLVPAVALGNATAIVAGGLLNRLGKVKPSLTGNGQLVRSNDDSLKAEKKENIILEDVKDYGAGIVIATAFFTFGAILAFLFGKVGIKIHSYAWMIISVVIVKAAGVVPEKIEHVAEGWYNFVAKNFTSALMLGIGMAYTNLGQIFEAFTPSYVILVLAVIIGAITGAGIVGYFVGFYPIETALTAGLCMANMGGTGDVAVLTAADRMELMPFAQISSRLGGALIILLASILVPIFF, encoded by the coding sequence ATGGATAAAAAGATTGCAGGTTTAAAAATTCCGTATTTTATAATTGCATGCGTAGTTATTATAGTATCTTTTATATTTGATGTTCTACCAAAAGGTATGGTTGGGGCATTTTTATTTTTGATTGTATTTGGCGAATTATTAAACCTTATCGGAAATCACACACCAATTATTAAAACATATTTGGGCGGTGGAGCTATTGTATCTATATTTTTGGGAGCTGCTATAACTTATTATAAATGGTTACCAGCTGATTCTATCAAAAGTATAAATACTTTTATGACTAAAGGAGGATTCCTTGATTTCTACATCGCAGCTTTAATCACAGGATCAATTCTTGGTATGAATAGAAAGTTGCTTATCAAAGCAGCTATTAGATATTTACCATGTATCTTGGGTTCTGTAATTATGGCATTACTTTTAGTAGGTGGTGTAGGTTTGTTGTTCGGAAAGAGTGTAGGTGAATCTATCGCATACATCGGTATCCCAATTATGGGTGGTGGAATGGGAGCAGGTGCTGTACCTATTTCTAAAGTTTTCGAATCAGCGTTGAATATTCCATCCGAAACTATTTTGAGTAAACTTGTTCCAGCAGTTGCTTTGGGTAATGCTACGGCAATTGTTGCTGGTGGTTTATTGAACAGACTAGGAAAAGTAAAACCAAGTTTAACTGGTAATGGACAATTAGTTAGAAGCAATGATGATAGTTTGAAAGCTGAAAAGAAAGAAAATATAATCTTAGAAGATGTTAAAGATTATGGCGCTGGTATTGTAATTGCTACAGCATTTTTCACATTTGGTGCAATATTAGCATTTTTATTCGGAAAAGTCGGCATAAAAATTCACTCATATGCTTGGATGATTATTTCTGTAGTTATCGTTAAGGCAGCAGGAGTTGTTCCAGAAAAAATCGAACACGTTGCAGAAGGTTGGTACAATTTCGTTGCCAAAAACTTTACTTCAGCACTTATGCTTGGTATTGGTATGGCATACACTAATTTGGGACAAATTTTCGAAGCATTTACACCAAGCTATGTAATTCTTGTTCTTGCAGTTATCATAGGAGCAATTACAGGTGCAGGTATTGTTGGATATTTCGTAGGATTCTATCCAATTGAAACAGCCTTGACAGCCGGATTGTGCATGGCTAACATGGGCGGTACTGGTGATGTTGCTGTGCTTACAGCTGCAGATAGAATGGAACTTATGCCATTTGCACAAATATCTTCTCGTTTGGGAGGAGCGTTAATAATTTTGTTGGCATCTATATTAGTTCCAATATTTTTCTAA